One part of the Vicia villosa cultivar HV-30 ecotype Madison, WI linkage group LG6, Vvil1.0, whole genome shotgun sequence genome encodes these proteins:
- the LOC131610404 gene encoding uncharacterized protein LOC131610404, with the protein MGRGRGKGKKQSAIVEDLVSDEEDKVPAHRKRGRPIKPVTDENEEVVEVTEKIENGEENVNGNDLKTGVITVNKKKRKRSSQVKEKIEPMKEENGVRAKSSPTDSAKSTGFRQNGSRRKSKPRRAAEAGVDCK; encoded by the coding sequence ATGGGTAGAGGCCGAGGAAAAGGGAAGAAGCAATCTGCTATTGTTGAGGATCTTGTAAGCGACGAAGAGGATAAAGTACCAGCTCACAGAAAAAGAGGGAGACCGATAAAACCAGTCACGGATGAAAACGAAGAAGTCGTTGAAGTAACTGAAAAGATAGAGAACGGCGAGGAGAATGTAAATGGCAATGATTTGAAAACTGGGGTTATCACTGTgaataaaaagaaaaggaaaaggtcTTCACAGGTTAAAGAAAAGATAGAACCAATGAAAGAGGAGAACGGCGTCCGAGCAAAGTCTAGCCCTACCGATTCAGCGAAGTCTACTGGATTCCGACAAAATGGAAGCAGGCGTAAAAGCAAGCCTCGCCGCGCCGCAGAAGCTGGCGTAGATTGCAAGTGA
- the LOC131610405 gene encoding transcription termination factor MTEF18, mitochondrial-like, translating to MLDITKLRLTFKFFNLKPSLNPRFHSTAKTSLQIQLHPKPKLPSKSTIKEAQAALLDYLHSTRSLQFLDADNMCKNSPFFIQTLVEKTLKNEKLVNPKRLISRYLRYHPINEFEPFFESLGLKPSEYVPLLPRDLIFLNDDPVMMENYHTLCNYGVPRSKMGKIFKQAPEVFRFENGVLGLKIKAYEKMGVSSSVLVNAVAVSPGILVGDVNVDFVEVVDMLKDIVADGGDVDSGWIKWDFLDEVYCNWGLMRELLCLLSDAGLRKEELAEIIQRSPCVVFEESGGRTLSMIGFLTKFGLSVNQIAPVFLEFPQIRMVKFLANLRVCFQLLTEIEMEAAEIGKIFQSHTLFIGSYTLKTTKSLLGCLNVGKKRLCAIVQENPHEMKKWILGRRVKPLVSLREEEEERSKAGKTEFLLRLGYVENSKQMNTAFKVFRGKGAELQERFDFIVNAGLTRDEVCRMIRVSPQILNQNTDRVKMKIEYLKKKGYSVSDLVSFPSYLSYKSLRVKHRLSMYNWLIDNGAVEPGLALSTIIACTDRIFLQSYVNRHPSGLQVWEDLQKEIHSED from the coding sequence ATGCTCGACATAACAAAACTCAGATTAACATTCAAATTTTTCAACCTTAAACCCTCCCTAAACCCTAGATTTCACAGCACAGCAAAAACCTCACTTCAAATTCAATTACACCCAAAACCCAAACTTCCCTCAAAATCCACCATCAAAGAAGCTCAAGCCGCATTACTAGACTATCTTCATTCCACAAGAAGCTTGCAGTTTCTAGACGCGGACAACATGTGCAAAAACTCACCTTTTTTCATTCAAACCCTCGtcgaaaaaaccctaaaaaacgaGAAGCTTGTAAACCCTAAGCGCTTGATTTCTCGGTATTTACGTTACCATCCCATCAACGAATTCGAACCGTTTTTCGAGAGTTTGGGTTTGAAGCCTTCGGAATATGTACCTCTTCTTCCTCGTGACTTGATTTTCCTCAATGATGATCCTGTTATGATGGAGAATTATCATACTCTTTGTAACTATGGGGTTCCGAGGTCCAAAATGGGGAAGATTTTCAAGCAGGCACCGGAGGTTTTTAGATTTGAAAATGGGGTTTTGGGTTTGAAGATTAAGGCTTATGAGAAGATGGGCGTTTCGTCTTCGGTTTTAGTGAATGCTGTTGCTGTAAGTCCTGGGATTTTGGTTGGTGATGTTAATGTTGATTTTGTGGAGGTTGTGGATATGTTGAAGGATATTGTTGCTGATGGTGGTGATGTTGATAGTGGTTGGATTAAGTGGGATTTTTTGGATGAGGTTTATTGTAATTGGGGCTTGATGCGTGAGCTCTTGTGCTTGCTTTCGGATGCTGGTTTGAGGAAGGAAGAGTTGGCGGAGATTATTCAACGTAGTCCTTGTGTTGTTTTTGAGGAATCGGGAGGTAGGACGCTCTCTATGATTGGGTTTTTGACTAAATTTGGATTGTCTGTGAACCAGATTGCCCCTGTGTTTCTTGAGTTTCCGCAGATTCGGATGGTCAAGTTTTTAGCCAACTTGAGAGTGTGTTTTCAGCTTCTGACTGAGATTGAGATGGAAGCTGCAGAGATTGGAAAGATTTTCCAGTCTCACACGTTATTTATTGGTTCATATACTCTTAAGACGACAAAGAGTTTGCTCGGTTGCTTGAATGTTGGCAAGAAGCGTCTCTGTGCCATAGTGCAGGAGAATCCTCATGAAATGAAGAAATGGATTCTGGGGAGGAGAGTTAAGCCTTTGGTTAGCTTAAGGGAGGAGGAAGAGGAAAGATCGAAGGCGGGGAAGACAGAGTTCTTGCTGCGCTTAGGATATGTGGAAAATTCGAAACAAATGAATACGGCATTTAAGGTGTTCAGAGGTAAGGGAGCTGAACTtcaggagagatttgattttattGTTAATGCTGGCTTGACACGTGACGAAGTTTGTAGAATGATTAGAGTTTCCCCGCAGATTCTTAATCAGAACACAGATAGAGTCAAGATGAAAATCGAGTATCTTAAAAAGAAAGGATATTCTGTATCAGATTTAGTGAGTTTTCCATCTTATCTTTCATACAAATCTCTAAGAGTTAAACATAGGTTGTCAATGTATAACTGGCTCATAGACAATGGAGCCGTAGAGCCCGGGCTTGCTTTGAGCACCATAATTGCATGCACAGACAGAATATTCTTACAAAGTTATGTAAATCGCCATCCCTCTGGCCTTCAAGTTTGGGAAGATTTGCAGAAAGAAATTCATTCTGAAGATTAA